In the genome of Mugil cephalus isolate CIBA_MC_2020 chromosome 21, CIBA_Mcephalus_1.1, whole genome shotgun sequence, one region contains:
- the LOC124999400 gene encoding solute carrier family 23 member 1-like isoform X1, giving the protein MRSGKKSSGQENQSINLEIDMDLRSQPKAKAEEDCVSSCVSDKDRNKPTYCITDVPPWYLCIFLAIQHYLTAFGGVITIPLILSEGLCLQHDSLTQSHLINTIFLVCGLCTILQVTFGVRLPIIQGGTFALVTPAVAMLSMPEWKCPAWTQNASLVDTSSPEYLEVWQTRLRTLQGSIMVASVLQILVGFSGLIGFLMRFIGPLTIAPTVSLIGLSLYDPAGDKAGTHWGISAMTAVLIILFSQYLRLIPIPVPAYSKTRKLHTSKFYIFQLMPILLGIAVSWLVCYLLTICDALPADSTRYGYLARTDVKGNVVGKASWFTIPYPGQWGVPMVSLAGVIGFMAGIICSMAESVGDYYACARLSGAPPPPKHAINRGIGVEGVGSLLAGAFGTGNGTTSFSENVGALGITKVCSRTVIFLSGVFMILMGILGKFGAIFTTIPDPVVGGMFLVMFGVITAAGISNLQSTDMNSSRNIFVFGFSMFSAIAIPNWINKNPDNLQTGVKEVDQVLRILLTTSMFVGGFLGFVLDNTIPGTKRERGLLAWDKVRLEDSDNTFETEEVYALPFGITSYLRSKSWVRYIPFCPRDGHGSQHKTEDSDVPQSRGTEQGGQVTEDLL; this is encoded by the exons ATGCGTTCAGGAAAGAAAAGCTCCGGGCAGgagaatcaatcaatcaatctcgAAATTGAT ATGGATTTACGTTCTCAGCCCAAAGCAAAGGCAGAAGAAGACTGTGTGAGCAGTTGTGTCtcagataaagacagaaataaaccaaCCTATTGTATAACTGATGTCCCGCCTTGGTACCTTTGCATTTTCCTAGCCATTCAG CATTACCTCACAGCATTTGGTGGGGTGATCACCATCCCTCTCATTCTTTCTGAGGGACTTTGTCTGCAACATGACAGCTTGACCCAGAGCCACCTCATTAACACCATTTTCCTTGTTTGTGGCCTGTGCACCATTCTGCAGGTTACCTTCGGTGTCAG ACTTCCCATCATCCAGGGGGGTACATTTGCCTTGGTGACTCCTGCTGTGGCCATGTTGTCCATGCCAGAGTGGAAGTGCCCAGCTTGGACCCAGAATGCCAGCCTGGTTGACACCTCCTCCCCTGAATACTTAGAAGTGTGGCAGACTCGCCTGAGAACA CTCCAGGGCTCTATCATGGTGGCCTCTGTCCTTCAGATCTTGGTTGGCTTCTCTGGCCTCATCGGCTTTCTCATGCGCTTTATTGGCCCCTTAACCATCGCCCCAACTGTCTCTCTCATCGGCCTATCTCTGTACGACCCTGCCGGAGACAAGGCTGGCACCCACTGGGGCATCTCTGCCAT GACCGCAGTGCTGATCATCCTGTTTTCTCAGTACCTTCGCCTTATACCAATCCCTGTTCCTGCATACAGCAAGACCAGAAAACTGCACACCTCAAAGTTTTATATCTTCCAGCTAATGCCT ATTCTTCTGGGCATAGCGGTCTCGTGGTTAGTCTGCTACCTCCTCACCATCTGTGATGCTCTACCAGCCGATTCAACCCGCTATGGCTACCTGGCTCGCACTGATGTGAAGGGAAATGTAGTGGGCAAGGCTTCCTGGTTCACAATACCTTACCCTG GTCAGTGGGGTGTGCCGATGGTGAGCCTGGCAGGTGTGATTGGCTTTATGGCTGGAATAATATGCTCCATGGCAGAGTCTGTGGGCGACTACTATGCATGTGCCAGGCTGTCAGGGGCGCCCCCTCCCCCGAAGCACGCCATCAACCGGGGCATTGGCGTTGAAGGGGTTGGCTCATTGTTGGCGGGGGCCTTCGGCACAGGCAACGGCACCACTTCTTTTAGTGAGAATGTGGGAGCACTTGGTATCACCAAA GTGTGTAGTCGAACAGTGATTTTCCTGAGCGGAGTCTTCATGATTTTAATGGGGATATTGGGCAAATTTGGAGCCATCTTCACCACAATCCCCGACCCTGTGGTTGGAGGGATGTTCCTGGTCATGTTCGGAGTCATAACTGCTGCTGGAATCTCTAATCTGCAG TCCACAGACATGAATTCTTCTCGAAATATCTTCGTGTTTGGTTTCTCCATGTTTTCCGCTATTGCCATTCCCAACTGGATCAATAAGAATCCGGACAACCTGCAAACAG gtgtcaAAGAGGTGGACCAAGTACTGCGCATATTGCTGACAACCAGTATGTTTGTGGGAGGCTTTCTTGGCTTCGTCTTAGATAACACAATTCCTG GGACTAAACGTGAGCGTGGCCTCTTAGCCTGGGACAAAGTACGTCTCGAAGACTCTGACAACACCTTTGAAACTGAGGAGGTGTACGCCCTCCCCTTTGGCATAACCTCTTACCTGCGATCCAAGTCTTGGGTACGTTACATCCCTTTCTGTCCACGGGACGGTCACGGATCTCAGCACAAGACTGAGGACAGTGATGTGCCACAGAGCCGGGGGACTGAGCAAGGTGGACAGGTCACGGAGGATTTGCTGTAG
- the LOC124999400 gene encoding solute carrier family 23 member 1-like isoform X2 codes for MDLRSQPKAKAEEDCVSSCVSDKDRNKPTYCITDVPPWYLCIFLAIQHYLTAFGGVITIPLILSEGLCLQHDSLTQSHLINTIFLVCGLCTILQVTFGVRLPIIQGGTFALVTPAVAMLSMPEWKCPAWTQNASLVDTSSPEYLEVWQTRLRTLQGSIMVASVLQILVGFSGLIGFLMRFIGPLTIAPTVSLIGLSLYDPAGDKAGTHWGISAMTAVLIILFSQYLRLIPIPVPAYSKTRKLHTSKFYIFQLMPILLGIAVSWLVCYLLTICDALPADSTRYGYLARTDVKGNVVGKASWFTIPYPGQWGVPMVSLAGVIGFMAGIICSMAESVGDYYACARLSGAPPPPKHAINRGIGVEGVGSLLAGAFGTGNGTTSFSENVGALGITKVCSRTVIFLSGVFMILMGILGKFGAIFTTIPDPVVGGMFLVMFGVITAAGISNLQSTDMNSSRNIFVFGFSMFSAIAIPNWINKNPDNLQTGVKEVDQVLRILLTTSMFVGGFLGFVLDNTIPGTKRERGLLAWDKVRLEDSDNTFETEEVYALPFGITSYLRSKSWVRYIPFCPRDGHGSQHKTEDSDVPQSRGTEQGGQVTEDLL; via the exons ATGGATTTACGTTCTCAGCCCAAAGCAAAGGCAGAAGAAGACTGTGTGAGCAGTTGTGTCtcagataaagacagaaataaaccaaCCTATTGTATAACTGATGTCCCGCCTTGGTACCTTTGCATTTTCCTAGCCATTCAG CATTACCTCACAGCATTTGGTGGGGTGATCACCATCCCTCTCATTCTTTCTGAGGGACTTTGTCTGCAACATGACAGCTTGACCCAGAGCCACCTCATTAACACCATTTTCCTTGTTTGTGGCCTGTGCACCATTCTGCAGGTTACCTTCGGTGTCAG ACTTCCCATCATCCAGGGGGGTACATTTGCCTTGGTGACTCCTGCTGTGGCCATGTTGTCCATGCCAGAGTGGAAGTGCCCAGCTTGGACCCAGAATGCCAGCCTGGTTGACACCTCCTCCCCTGAATACTTAGAAGTGTGGCAGACTCGCCTGAGAACA CTCCAGGGCTCTATCATGGTGGCCTCTGTCCTTCAGATCTTGGTTGGCTTCTCTGGCCTCATCGGCTTTCTCATGCGCTTTATTGGCCCCTTAACCATCGCCCCAACTGTCTCTCTCATCGGCCTATCTCTGTACGACCCTGCCGGAGACAAGGCTGGCACCCACTGGGGCATCTCTGCCAT GACCGCAGTGCTGATCATCCTGTTTTCTCAGTACCTTCGCCTTATACCAATCCCTGTTCCTGCATACAGCAAGACCAGAAAACTGCACACCTCAAAGTTTTATATCTTCCAGCTAATGCCT ATTCTTCTGGGCATAGCGGTCTCGTGGTTAGTCTGCTACCTCCTCACCATCTGTGATGCTCTACCAGCCGATTCAACCCGCTATGGCTACCTGGCTCGCACTGATGTGAAGGGAAATGTAGTGGGCAAGGCTTCCTGGTTCACAATACCTTACCCTG GTCAGTGGGGTGTGCCGATGGTGAGCCTGGCAGGTGTGATTGGCTTTATGGCTGGAATAATATGCTCCATGGCAGAGTCTGTGGGCGACTACTATGCATGTGCCAGGCTGTCAGGGGCGCCCCCTCCCCCGAAGCACGCCATCAACCGGGGCATTGGCGTTGAAGGGGTTGGCTCATTGTTGGCGGGGGCCTTCGGCACAGGCAACGGCACCACTTCTTTTAGTGAGAATGTGGGAGCACTTGGTATCACCAAA GTGTGTAGTCGAACAGTGATTTTCCTGAGCGGAGTCTTCATGATTTTAATGGGGATATTGGGCAAATTTGGAGCCATCTTCACCACAATCCCCGACCCTGTGGTTGGAGGGATGTTCCTGGTCATGTTCGGAGTCATAACTGCTGCTGGAATCTCTAATCTGCAG TCCACAGACATGAATTCTTCTCGAAATATCTTCGTGTTTGGTTTCTCCATGTTTTCCGCTATTGCCATTCCCAACTGGATCAATAAGAATCCGGACAACCTGCAAACAG gtgtcaAAGAGGTGGACCAAGTACTGCGCATATTGCTGACAACCAGTATGTTTGTGGGAGGCTTTCTTGGCTTCGTCTTAGATAACACAATTCCTG GGACTAAACGTGAGCGTGGCCTCTTAGCCTGGGACAAAGTACGTCTCGAAGACTCTGACAACACCTTTGAAACTGAGGAGGTGTACGCCCTCCCCTTTGGCATAACCTCTTACCTGCGATCCAAGTCTTGGGTACGTTACATCCCTTTCTGTCCACGGGACGGTCACGGATCTCAGCACAAGACTGAGGACAGTGATGTGCCACAGAGCCGGGGGACTGAGCAAGGTGGACAGGTCACGGAGGATTTGCTGTAG
- the LOC124999400 gene encoding solute carrier family 23 member 1-like isoform X3, whose protein sequence is MLSMPEWKCPAWTQNASLVDTSSPEYLEVWQTRLRTLQGSIMVASVLQILVGFSGLIGFLMRFIGPLTIAPTVSLIGLSLYDPAGDKAGTHWGISAMTAVLIILFSQYLRLIPIPVPAYSKTRKLHTSKFYIFQLMPILLGIAVSWLVCYLLTICDALPADSTRYGYLARTDVKGNVVGKASWFTIPYPGQWGVPMVSLAGVIGFMAGIICSMAESVGDYYACARLSGAPPPPKHAINRGIGVEGVGSLLAGAFGTGNGTTSFSENVGALGITKVCSRTVIFLSGVFMILMGILGKFGAIFTTIPDPVVGGMFLVMFGVITAAGISNLQSTDMNSSRNIFVFGFSMFSAIAIPNWINKNPDNLQTGVKEVDQVLRILLTTSMFVGGFLGFVLDNTIPGTKRERGLLAWDKVRLEDSDNTFETEEVYALPFGITSYLRSKSWVRYIPFCPRDGHGSQHKTEDSDVPQSRGTEQGGQVTEDLL, encoded by the exons ATGTTGTCCATGCCAGAGTGGAAGTGCCCAGCTTGGACCCAGAATGCCAGCCTGGTTGACACCTCCTCCCCTGAATACTTAGAAGTGTGGCAGACTCGCCTGAGAACA CTCCAGGGCTCTATCATGGTGGCCTCTGTCCTTCAGATCTTGGTTGGCTTCTCTGGCCTCATCGGCTTTCTCATGCGCTTTATTGGCCCCTTAACCATCGCCCCAACTGTCTCTCTCATCGGCCTATCTCTGTACGACCCTGCCGGAGACAAGGCTGGCACCCACTGGGGCATCTCTGCCAT GACCGCAGTGCTGATCATCCTGTTTTCTCAGTACCTTCGCCTTATACCAATCCCTGTTCCTGCATACAGCAAGACCAGAAAACTGCACACCTCAAAGTTTTATATCTTCCAGCTAATGCCT ATTCTTCTGGGCATAGCGGTCTCGTGGTTAGTCTGCTACCTCCTCACCATCTGTGATGCTCTACCAGCCGATTCAACCCGCTATGGCTACCTGGCTCGCACTGATGTGAAGGGAAATGTAGTGGGCAAGGCTTCCTGGTTCACAATACCTTACCCTG GTCAGTGGGGTGTGCCGATGGTGAGCCTGGCAGGTGTGATTGGCTTTATGGCTGGAATAATATGCTCCATGGCAGAGTCTGTGGGCGACTACTATGCATGTGCCAGGCTGTCAGGGGCGCCCCCTCCCCCGAAGCACGCCATCAACCGGGGCATTGGCGTTGAAGGGGTTGGCTCATTGTTGGCGGGGGCCTTCGGCACAGGCAACGGCACCACTTCTTTTAGTGAGAATGTGGGAGCACTTGGTATCACCAAA GTGTGTAGTCGAACAGTGATTTTCCTGAGCGGAGTCTTCATGATTTTAATGGGGATATTGGGCAAATTTGGAGCCATCTTCACCACAATCCCCGACCCTGTGGTTGGAGGGATGTTCCTGGTCATGTTCGGAGTCATAACTGCTGCTGGAATCTCTAATCTGCAG TCCACAGACATGAATTCTTCTCGAAATATCTTCGTGTTTGGTTTCTCCATGTTTTCCGCTATTGCCATTCCCAACTGGATCAATAAGAATCCGGACAACCTGCAAACAG gtgtcaAAGAGGTGGACCAAGTACTGCGCATATTGCTGACAACCAGTATGTTTGTGGGAGGCTTTCTTGGCTTCGTCTTAGATAACACAATTCCTG GGACTAAACGTGAGCGTGGCCTCTTAGCCTGGGACAAAGTACGTCTCGAAGACTCTGACAACACCTTTGAAACTGAGGAGGTGTACGCCCTCCCCTTTGGCATAACCTCTTACCTGCGATCCAAGTCTTGGGTACGTTACATCCCTTTCTGTCCACGGGACGGTCACGGATCTCAGCACAAGACTGAGGACAGTGATGTGCCACAGAGCCGGGGGACTGAGCAAGGTGGACAGGTCACGGAGGATTTGCTGTAG